A single Lactuca sativa cultivar Salinas chromosome 8, Lsat_Salinas_v11, whole genome shotgun sequence DNA region contains:
- the LOC111919676 gene encoding copper transport protein ATX1, producing MGNLVQLKVGLHCEDCIKMILKAIKKIEDIETYDVDTGLNKVTVTGNVTSQQVIKALHKIGKQATNWEHASTTSH from the exons ATGGGAAAC CTAGTACAATTGAAGGTAGGTTTACACTGTGAAGATTGCATCAAGATGATCTTAAAAGCCATCAAGAAGATCGAAG ATATCGAGACATATGATGTTGATACAGGACTGAACAAGGTGACTGTTACAGGAAACGTGACAAGCCAACAAGTCATCAAAGCTCTACACAAGATCGGGAAACAGGCTACTAACTGGGAACATGCTTCAACCACAAGCCACTAG
- the LOC111919677 gene encoding PRA1 family protein B3 codes for MAAPPSSISISTTTTQPNTVSTSALRSFFSRLSSSLRQSFSQRRPWYELIDRSTLSRPESFSEATSRIRKNFSYFRVNYTALLAFVIALSLLTHPFSLLVLLCLLAAWIFLYLFRPSDNPLVLFGRTFSDRETLVLLVLFSIIVVFLTNVGSLMISALLIGLAILCVHGAFKVPEDLFLDDQEPPNAGFLSFLGGAASSAAVAAAPAVARV; via the coding sequence ATGGCAGCACCGCCATCATCTATCTCAATCTCCACCACCACTACCCAACCAAACACAGTCTCAACCTCCGCTCTCCGCTCTTTCTTCTCCCGCTTGTCCTCCTCCCTCCGTCAATCCTTCTCCCAACGCCGCCCATGGTACGAACTCATCGATCGCTCCACACTTTCTCGTCCGGAATCCTTCTCGGAAGCCACCTCACGCATCCGCAAAAACTTCTCTTACTTCCGTGTGAACTATACTGCCCTTCTCGCTTTTGTAATCGCCCTTTCTCTCCTCACCCATCCCTTTTCTCTCCTCGTCCTCCTCTGCCTCCTCGCCGCCTGGATATTCCTCTACCTTTTCCGCCCCTCGGATAACCCACTCGTCCTCTTCGGCCGCACCTTCTCCGACCGTGAAACCCTGGTGCTCTTGGTCCTTTTCTCGATTATTGTTGTCTTCTTAACGAACGTAGGGTCGCTCATGATCTCAGCCCTTCTGATCGGATTAGCGATTTTATGCGTCCATGGAGCATTTAAGGTGCCAGAAGACCTCTTCCTGGATGATCAAGAACCGCCTAATGCCGGATTCCTTTCTTTCCTCGGCGGAGCTGCTTCATCTGCTGCCGTTGCCGCTGCTCCCGCCGTCGCACGCGTTTGA
- the LOC111919675 gene encoding uncharacterized protein LOC111919675, translating into MKWSSKCLPSHGSQITKRIREREKFVGKGSRNSFAKSTLENWKTNSLKSISYFSFMGKPIPSSSRFQDFARIITSDRIQQQSKRGPKLVSNKTRVVPPPEPAKPKGIRIVQSERQQQRIKIMEENSSMNRRIPLGEVVLECSRRWFQDTLKEAKAGDTGMQVLVGQMYCSGYGVVKNAQKGQAWISRASRSRSSVWKVGDKHPGYNASDSDTEEEKDEGKQQ; encoded by the exons ATGAAATGGTCTTCCAAATGTTTACCCAGCCATGGAtctcagataacaaaacgaataAGGGAAAGGGAGAAGTTTGTCGGAAAGGGTTCACGAAACTCATTTGCAAAATCTACTCTGGAAAATTGGAAAACAAATTCTTTGAAGTCAATTTCTTATTTTTCGTTTATGGGAAAACCGATTCCATCTTCATCAAGGTTTCAAGATTTCGCCAGGATTATAACATCcgataggatccaacaacaatccAAACGAGGCCCTAAACTTGTTTCTAACAAGACCCGGGTTGTGCCTCCTCCGGAACCCGCCAAACCGAAGGGGATTCGGATTGTTCAATCGGAGAGACAACAACAGAGAATAAAGATAATGGAGGAGAATTCGTCGATGAACCGCCGGATTCCGCTGGGGGAGGTAGTGTTGGAGTGCTCAAGACGGTGGTTCCAGGACACCCTTAAGGAAGCAAAAGCCGGTGACACCGGCATGCAGGTGTTGGTGGGTCAGATGTATTGCAGTGGTTACGGTGTGGTTAAAAATGCACAGAAG GGACAAGCTTGGATTAGTAGGGCTTCCAGGAGTCGAAGCTCTGTATGGAAAGTTGGTGATAAACACCCAG GTTACAATGCTAGTGACTCGGATACCGAGgaggagaaagatgaaggaaAACAACAATAA